The proteins below come from a single Aegilops tauschii subsp. strangulata cultivar AL8/78 chromosome 6, Aet v6.0, whole genome shotgun sequence genomic window:
- the LOC109749792 gene encoding disease resistance protein Pik-2-like, translating to MEFATGAMGAVLPKLGELLQEEYNLQTSVKQGIMELMSELEHMQAALEKVSNVPLDQLDGQVHIWACEVREMSYAIEDTLDSSMVCIKGFQPCMPHTFMGFINKTKNEIIMLKARREMANDIKHIKSQVSKVKERYDRYKIDDVVANPTTAIDPRLSALYNKVSDLVGIDKAMNELAKLSECLDVSEKGLKAISVVGFGGWGKTTLAKAFYDKHKKRFDCWGFVPVGQNPDQRKVLRDILHELDKNKYKNITSSQMDVRQLIDELKRFLINKRYLIVIDDIWDMSTWEIVKCALEESNPELGESKVESRIIVTTRICEVAEKVGGVYNIKLLSDDMSKQLFCRRLWGAKGTIHDDETSEVSTKILRKCGGVPLSIITIASLLVDKRREDWPKVYDAIGFGHEDNEAITNTRKILSFSYYDLPPYLKNCLLHLSIFPEDHLIKKRELIWICIAEGFIQCKQGLRLFDIGESYFNQLANRSMIRLTEGNSSTNYDGCRVHDMVLDLIRNLSMLRVLVLDNCDFSAGACRLEHLGRLVQLRYLGLVETPVVELPVKIGHDLKFLQTLDIRGSDIEELPASVAEMSKLMCLRAYRITTIMAKIGKLTSLEDLELCVDECPNFVTQLRKLTEMRNLNIRIPELDESMSKALVESLCNLRRIQILNVMTEEYNDDGAWEAWAPPLELREVLLIGICLPRRPSWMDSTCCPHLSYLNLYVKVVREQDLRILGRLPVLRCLYMSIDNTPLAYAVGSDEFQNLRNLDATIEIIFGREGGALPMLEDLKCCISVGNQDVSGLVPGNMPLLQHVYYELHGKGFTREEVELTEVALRHAATKVHPNRPGLAIDRCYCEYDSDQDDDSDQDDDSDEDGNSDEEVLSTSHEMDQSEWSRKRSFFEEGSTSRTAPSSDDKKQKIVQESRGDDDPPSSPYHDLNSAKVVRVSSAIAAQLGIKFGVRQTMVIEAIVKPNQQATCFIVGCIIHDKLKHYNWRVVQSQHNERSGYVYVKMRYDDLKKFHGKSYGWAGEQATFCMVKTILPICPDPVDEHQVVKIA from the exons ATGGAGTTCGCAACGGGGGCGATGGGGGCCGTCCTCCCTAAGCTAGGGGAGCTACTCCAGGAGGAGTACAACCTACAGACTAGTGTGAAGCAGGGTATCATGGAACTCATGTCTGAGCTCGAGCACATGCAAGCTGCCCTTGAAAAGGTTTCCAATGTGCCACTAGACCAGCTTGACGGACAGGTCCACATTTGGGCTTGTGAGGTCAGAGAAATGTCCTACGCCATAGAGGACACCCTTGACTCCTCTATGGTGTGCATCAAGGGTTTTCAGCCATGCATGCCCCACACCTTCATGGGCTTCATCAACAAGACCAAGAATGAGATCATCATGCTCAAGGCTCGCCGTGAAATGGCTAACGACATCAAGCATATCAAGAGCCAAGTTAGCAAGGTGAAAGAACGCTATGATAGGTACAAAATCGATGATGTTGTTGCAAATCCCACGACTGCGATAGACCCTCGTCTCTCGGCTCTGTACAACAAGGTCTCTGACCTTGTTGGTATTGATAAGGCAATGAACGAGCTAGCAAAGCTATCTGAGTGTCTTGACGTGTCTGAAAAAGGGTTGAAGGCAATCTCGGTTGTTGGATTCGGAGGATGGGGTAAGACAACTCTTGCTAAAGCTTTTTATGACAAACATAAGAAGAGATTCGACTGTTGGGGTTTTGTTCCAGTGGGTCAAAATCCTGACCAAAGGAAAGTTCTTCGGGATATTCTCCATGAACTTGACAAGAACAAGTATAAAAACATTACCTCGTCACAAATGGATGTAAGGCAGCTTATTGATGAACTAAAAAGATTCCTCATTAACAAAAG GTACTTGATAGTTATTGATGACATATGGGATATGTCAACATGGGAAATTGTCAAGTGTGCATTGGAGGAGAGTAATCCTGAACTGGGGGAGAGTAAGGTTGAAAGTAGAATAATTGTAACTACTCGTATTTGTGAAGTTGCTGAAAAAGTAGGTGGTGTTTACAACATAAAACTACTTTCAGATGATATGTCCAAACAATTATTCTGCAGAAGACTGTGGGGTGCTAAAGGCACGATTCATGATGATGAGACTTCTGAAGTGTCCACCAAAATTTTAAGGAAGTGTGGTGGTGTCCCACTATCTATAATTACAATAGCTAGCTTGCTTGTTGATAAACGCCGGGAGGACTGGCCAAAGGTATATGATGCTATTGGATTTGGGCATGAGGACAACGAAGCTATTACAAACACAAGAAAGATATTGTCTTTTAGCTATTATGATCTTCCTCCTTACCTAAAGAATTGCTTATTGCACCTAAGCATCTTTCCAGAAGATCACTTGATTAAGAAAAGGGAGTTGATATGGATCTGTATTGCAGAAGGTTTTATCCAGTGTAAACAAGGGTTAAGATTATTTGACATTGGTGAGAGCTATTTTAACCAGCTTGCAAATAGAAGTATGATCCGGCTGACGGAGGGCAATAGCAGCACTAACTATGATGGTTGTCGTGTTCATGATATGGTGCTGGATTTAATACGCAACTTGTCTA TGTTACGAGTATTGGTCCTGGATAACTGTGATTTTTCTGCGGGGGCTTGTCGCCTTGAGCATCTTGGCAGGTTGGTTCAGCTGAGGTACCTAGGGCTGGTTGAGACACCGGTTGTGGAGCTTCCAGTGAAGATAGGACATGATCTCAAGTTTCTGCAAACCTTAGACATAAGGGGGAGTGACATAGAGGAATTGCCAGCCTCTGTCGCTGAGATGAGCAAACTGATGTGCCTGCGTGCCTACAGGATCACAACTATAATGGCTAAGATAGGGAAGTTGACATCTCTGGAAGATCTTGAGCTCTGCGTGGACGAGTGCCCAAACTTTGTCACGCAGCTGAGAAAGCTGACAGAGATGAGGAATCTAAATATTCGTATCCCTGAGTTAGACGAGAGCATGAGTAAGGCTTTGGTTGAGTCGCTATGCAATCTGCGCAGAATCCAAATTCTGAATGTCATGACTGAGGAATATAATGATGATGGTGCCTGGGAAGCCTGGGCACCGCCACTAGAGCTCCGTGAGGTGTTACTGATTGGCATATGTTTACCAAGGCGTCCATCGTGGATGGATTCCACGTGTTGTCCGCATCTATCCTACCTGAACTTATATGTCAAAGTGGTGCGAGAACAGGATCTGCGTATCCTCGGGAGGCTACCAGTGCTCCGCTGCCTCTACATGTCGATAGATAACACTCCCTTAGCATATGCTGTTGGTAGCGATGAGTTCCAAAACTTGAGAAATCTCGACGCGACTATAGAGATCATATTTGGTAGAGAGGGGGGAGCGCTCCCAATGCTTGAAGATTTGAAATGCTGTATCAGCGTAGGAAATCAGGACGTCAGCGGCTTAGTACCGGGGAACATGCCTTTGCTCCAACATGTCTATTATGAACTTCACGGGAAGGGGTTCACTAGGGAAGAGGTGGAGCTGACTGAGGTAGCGCTGCGGCACGCGGCCACGAAAGTCCACCCCAACCGTCCTGGATTGGCTATAGATAGATGCTACTGCGAG TATGATTCCGACCAAGATGATGATTCCGACCAAGATGATGATTCCGACGAAGATGGTAATTCCGACGAGGAGGTTTTGTCTACTAGCCATGAG ATGGATCAAAGTGAATGGTCAAGGAAGCGCTCATTCTTTGAAGAGGGTTCTACTTCTAGGACTGCTCCGAGTTCAGATGATAAG AAACAGAAAATTGTGCAAGAATCAAGGGGTGATGATGATCCACCATCATCACCCTATCATGATTTAAATTCAGCCAAGGTAGTGAGAGTATCCAGTGCTATTGCCGCTCAGCTCGGAATCAAATTTGGTGTTCGCCAGACTATGGTTATTGAAGCCATTGTTAAACCAAACCAACAAGCAACTTGTTTTATTGTTGGTTGCATAATACATGATAAGCTCAAGCACTACAACTGGCGCGTTGTGCAGTCCCAACATAATGAAAGAAGTGGATATGTTTATGTGAAGATGCGATATGATGATTTGAAGAAATTTCATGGAAAGTCATATGGGTGGGCCGGAGAACAAGCCACTTTTTGTATGGTTAAAACCATCCTGCCGATTTGTCCGGATCCTGTGGATGAGCATCAGGTGGTGAAGATTGCATGA